In Candidatus Methylomirabilis limnetica, the following are encoded in one genomic region:
- a CDS encoding cell division ATP-binding protein FtsE, which produces MIQMFHVYKTFGKDLEALVDVDLHVHKGEMVFLAGPNGAGKSTLLRLIFCDEFPTSGQILVNGRTTVRMKPRAIPYLRRTMGIVFQDFKLLRNRTIEENLALVALVAGKTTIQARQKVAQLLKLVGLSHKAQTVPSKLSSSEQQRVAMARALMNDPLILLADEPTGNLDAEQATDAIRLLFEINAQGTTVLVATHNLKLAEEAGCRTVFLKQGRIVEEWQRVNRPTDPAQQKRV; this is translated from the coding sequence ATGATCCAGATGTTTCATGTATACAAGACGTTTGGAAAAGATCTGGAGGCTTTGGTCGATGTTGATCTTCATGTTCACAAAGGGGAGATGGTCTTCCTGGCTGGTCCCAACGGTGCCGGAAAAAGTACGCTACTCCGCTTGATTTTTTGCGACGAATTTCCTACCTCTGGTCAGATCCTGGTCAATGGCCGCACTACCGTCCGCATGAAACCGAGGGCAATCCCGTATCTGAGGCGGACCATGGGGATCGTCTTTCAGGATTTCAAGCTCCTTCGCAACCGGACTATCGAGGAGAACCTTGCCTTGGTGGCCCTGGTGGCCGGCAAAACGACGATACAGGCACGGCAAAAGGTCGCACAACTGTTGAAGCTGGTGGGGCTTTCTCACAAGGCACAGACAGTTCCGTCTAAGCTGTCAAGCAGCGAGCAGCAGCGGGTGGCGATGGCGAGGGCGCTGATGAATGATCCTCTCATCCTCTTGGCCGATGAGCCAACCGGGAACCTGGATGCTGAACAGGCCACAGACGCCATACGACTTCTTTTTGAGATTAACGCGCAGGGGACCACCGTCCTGGTGGCCACTCACAATCTCAAACTGGCAGAGGAGGCGGGCTGTCGCACAGTATTTCTCAAACAAGGAAGGATCGTCGAGGAATGGCAGCGGGTGAATCGGCCGACAGATCCGGCTCAGCAGAAAAGGGTGTAG
- the ftsX gene encoding permease-like cell division protein FtsX: MIEKLKHLLAHALINMVRAGWGGLASIASITVSFVIIGIFLLLIQHFNALVTEWKEQFQVSVFLDNQITPLQLEMLRRRIESEAAVKAFTFTTKEEALTNFRRELKGQESLLEGLGDNPLPASFQLKIREGHQSPEALKGLSTFLSRLEGVEDIQYWQELVERISHAARLIRLLGIIIGSVLTLGSAMIVSNIIRLAVYARAQEIEVMRLVGATKAYIRAPFLVEGMLQGSLGAVLALGILFAAYRSVAPTFNLASQLFPTAAGQGFLESSMMAGLVGGGAVIGALGSSIAVSRFLKM; encoded by the coding sequence ATGATTGAGAAACTGAAGCATCTGTTGGCTCATGCCCTGATCAACATGGTTCGCGCTGGGTGGGGTGGCTTGGCGTCAATCGCCAGCATCACAGTGTCGTTTGTCATCATCGGCATCTTTCTCCTTTTGATCCAGCATTTCAACGCGCTTGTTACTGAGTGGAAGGAACAGTTTCAGGTTTCTGTTTTTCTGGATAATCAGATCACCCCGTTGCAGCTAGAGATGCTCAGGCGACGGATCGAAAGCGAGGCGGCCGTCAAGGCCTTCACTTTCACGACGAAGGAGGAGGCGCTCACAAACTTCCGCCGGGAACTCAAGGGGCAGGAAAGTCTCCTCGAGGGCCTAGGTGATAATCCGCTCCCCGCTTCGTTCCAACTCAAGATCCGCGAAGGGCATCAAAGCCCGGAGGCTCTCAAAGGGCTCAGCACGTTCCTGAGCCGCCTTGAGGGGGTGGAGGATATTCAGTACTGGCAGGAATTGGTCGAGCGAATTTCCCATGCCGCACGGCTCATCAGGCTGCTCGGCATCATAATCGGTTCGGTGCTGACGCTAGGGTCAGCTATGATTGTCTCGAATATCATTCGGCTCGCAGTCTATGCCCGTGCACAGGAGATTGAGGTCATGCGCCTCGTAGGTGCGACTAAGGCCTACATCCGTGCCCCCTTCCTGGTGGAGGGGATGCTTCAGGGCAGCCTTGGCGCCGTGCTCGCCTTGGGTATACTGTTCGCGGCCTACCGATCCGTCGCACCGACCTTCAATTTGGCCTCCCAGCTCTTCCCGACAGCGGCGGGTCAAGGATTCCTGGAATCGTCGATGATGGCAGGTTTGGTGGGCGGGGGCGCAGTGATCGGCGCTCTGGGTAGCTCGATCGCTGTCAGCCGCTTCCTGAAGATGTAG
- a CDS encoding murein hydrolase activator EnvC family protein, with amino-acid sequence MARSPLALGVVVALMAALLFCPPSSLAVETRTGPSSRLREKREELKQVKRELDRERKQAQQVARKERSLSDELARIDRELQQKGRELKELQARLKVSTERLQTTQRDIRLTRTHLDTIQGLFRMRVRAIYKQGRYGYVQALLSSENLSGAGRRVRYLAAIANQDQRMVAAYTAVIETLGAQQAELEQSKAELTMGQKAVTAKREEILEEQHARRLLLANVQEQKKTHLAAVQELELASRELHGLIGRLQQQSRSQVKRAPRPDSLRVPSLPEGPPGSFALLKGRLPWPTTGDMVSTFGRQEHARYRTITFNHGVEIRAPEGQKIASVFEGVVLYAEWFKGYGRLIVLDHGEGYYTVYAHAAEFLVKVGDRVAKGQAIGLVGNTGSVTGSQLYFEVRHRGGPQDPVAWLAPN; translated from the coding sequence ATGGCTCGTTCGCCTCTTGCCCTTGGGGTAGTGGTGGCTCTCATGGCGGCCCTTCTCTTCTGCCCGCCATCCAGCTTGGCAGTCGAAACAAGAACAGGACCATCTTCGCGTCTCCGCGAGAAGCGCGAAGAGCTCAAACAGGTAAAAAGGGAACTGGATCGGGAGCGGAAGCAGGCGCAGCAGGTGGCACGGAAGGAGCGATCACTTTCCGATGAGTTGGCTCGGATTGATCGGGAGCTTCAGCAGAAGGGACGGGAGCTAAAGGAGCTGCAGGCGAGGCTAAAGGTGAGTACGGAACGGCTTCAGACCACCCAGCGCGATATCAGGCTGACCCGAACTCACCTGGACACAATACAGGGCCTGTTCCGGATGCGTGTCCGCGCTATCTACAAGCAGGGGCGGTATGGCTACGTCCAGGCCCTCCTGTCCTCGGAGAATCTGTCTGGCGCAGGGCGCCGCGTACGATACCTCGCTGCAATTGCGAATCAGGACCAGCGGATGGTTGCTGCCTACACGGCTGTCATCGAGACCCTGGGCGCCCAACAGGCCGAGTTGGAACAATCGAAGGCTGAGCTGACTATGGGTCAGAAGGCCGTCACAGCAAAGCGCGAAGAGATCCTGGAGGAGCAGCATGCCAGACGCCTGTTGCTGGCCAATGTTCAGGAGCAGAAAAAAACCCATCTGGCTGCCGTCCAGGAGCTGGAGCTAGCGTCCCGCGAACTACATGGTCTCATCGGGCGTCTGCAGCAGCAGTCGCGGTCTCAGGTCAAGAGAGCGCCTCGCCCGGATTCGTTGCGGGTACCGAGCCTCCCTGAAGGACCACCTGGCTCGTTTGCATTGCTCAAGGGCCGCTTGCCGTGGCCGACGACCGGCGACATGGTCTCTACTTTCGGCCGGCAGGAGCACGCACGTTATAGGACGATAACCTTCAACCACGGCGTCGAGATCCGTGCTCCCGAGGGACAAAAGATCGCTTCGGTCTTTGAAGGCGTTGTGCTGTACGCCGAGTGGTTCAAAGGGTATGGCCGCTTGATCGTCCTTGACCACGGGGAAGGCTACTACACCGTCTATGCGCATGCCGCAGAGTTCCTCGTCAAGGTGGGCGATCGAGTGGCGAAGGGGCAGGCTATCGGGTTGGTAGGTAATACTGGGTCAGTGACCGGATCACAGCTCTATTTCGAAGTGCGACATCGGGGCGGGCCCCAGGATCCAGTGGCTTGGCTTGCCCCTAACTAA